From Mytilus edulis chromosome 8, xbMytEdul2.2, whole genome shotgun sequence, one genomic window encodes:
- the LOC139487084 gene encoding uncharacterized protein: protein MKGTTIILFVIASDVLGFQNNEKTSRPITYRQYCKDGESLDKMFPDPFPYTCKPGPGKNVVCKTHFYNLKNSFKCPGYGYVSGWEYLEGFGENVRCCEDKNIEYTFRDCDLHLDDATSFGRTYRINKGKVIVGFNSKDGGVTWYNIECSYRKRPTYGYRKRPTYGWGKQDGSTFYKGK, encoded by the exons ATGAAAGGAACAACGATCATATTATTTGTTATTGCTTCCGATGTCCTTGGTTTCCAAAATAATGAAAAGACATCGAGACCAATAACATATAGGCAGTATTGTAAAGACGGCGAATCCCTTGATAAGATGTTTCCTGATCCGTTTCCATATACGTGTAAACCTGGACCAGGAAAAAACGTAGTGTGCAAAACTCATT tttataatttgaaaaactCTTTCAAATGTCCTGGATATGGCTATGTAAGTGGATGGGAATATTTAGAAGGATTCGGTGAAAACGTTCGCTGTTGTGAAGATAAAA ACATAGAGTACACATTCAGAGACTGCGATTTACATTTGGATGACGCGACATCATTTGGGAGAACCTATAGAATTAATAAAGGAAAGGTTATCGTTGGATTCAACAGTAAAGATGGCGG AGTTACTTGGTACAACATAGAATGCTCATATAGAAAACGTCCAACATATGGCTATAGAAAACGTCCAACATATGGCTGGGGAAAACAAGACGGTTCAACATTTTATAAAGGAAAATAG